The Methylomonas rhizoryzae genome includes the window AGGCGAGGTCAGCTGCACCGACGTCGGCTACACAGGCGTCAACCGCAAGACGGGCGAAGCGATTGCTCTTAAAGGCGAGGCTTGGGTTCGCATGTGCGCCGACGGCATAACCCCTTGCGGACATTTAGGCTGGCAGTTCAAAAATGGCGATTTCATCTATAAAGTCCGAGAAACGCCGCCGGCACTCACAGTCGAACGCGGCGGCAAGAATTTGCTCAAACAAAACGCGGTCTGGACGGATTACTAAGGCTATGCGCAAGCGCCGGCCTTGGCTGTGTAGCGTTCGATACGCCGATCGTTTACGTGCCCGCTCACTTCGTCTTAGAGGTTAACGTTGTGAATATCATCCGCTATACCCTGTTCGATACGGCTTTCGGCTCCTGCGCCGTGGTCTGGAAAACGGTGCAAGCCGACTCCGTCGCGGTTGTCGGTTTTCAATTGCCGGAAGCAAGCCCGCAGCAGACGCTAACGCACATGCTCGGCAAATGGCCCGCAGTCGAGGCTAACCGTTTACCGACAGCAATTAAAAACCTAGTCAAACAGGTGAAATTGCATTTGAGCGGTCAACCGCAAACATTCGCCGACATCGTGCTGGAAGTGGCCGGAGCCAGCCCCTTTACCCAACGGATATACGCTGCCGCCCGCGCCATTCCTGCAGGCCGCACCCTGACCTACGGGCAGCTGGCCGAGGCTGCCGGCAAACCCGGCGCGGCGCGGGCGGTCGGGTCCGCCATGAGCAAAAATCCGATCCCGCTGTTGATTCCCTGCCACCGGGTGATAGGAAGCGGCAACAAACTATGCGGATTTTCCGCCCACGGCGGACTGGATACCAAGGCGAAAATGCTGGCGTTGGAAGGCGTAAGCTTGGTGCGCCGCCAGCCGATAACCACGCCGAACGCCCTCAAGCGTGCCGCTCGCCAACTGGCGAAACAAGATCCGCGCCTGGCCGAGCTGTTATCGCGTCCTCTCCAATTCAACGTACTGACGCAAGAATCGCCATACCTGACGTTGTTGACTGCCGTCGTGCACCAACAACTAACCCCCAGGGCCGCTAAAAGTATCTTAGACCGCATCGCCGCGCTGTATCCCGAGCATGTTTTGCCGGCCCCAGCCCGTTTGCTTGACACCCCGGATAGCCAATTAAGCGCGGCCGGGCTCTCCCTCTCCAAAACCCGAGCCTTGAAAGACATTGCCGCCAAAGCCCTGGACGGCGTCATACCGTCGCTTGACGAAATCGCCTTACTCGGCGACGAAGCGATTATTCGCCGCCTGACCGCGATCCACGGCGTAGGCCGCTGGACCGTGGAAATGCTGTTGATTTTTCATTTGGGCCGCCCGGATGTGCTGCCGGTAGACGATTACGCATTGCGTAAAAGTATGGCGGCCGCTTTGGCATTGCCGCAAATTCCCACGCCCAAACAAGCCGCGGAACTTGGCGAAGCATGGCGGCCGTATCGGACAATAGCATCGCTGTATCTTTGGCAAGCCAACAACAGCCCCTACTCTTCCGCCAACCAGGGAAATAATGCACTTTGAAC containing:
- a CDS encoding methylated-DNA--[protein]-cysteine S-methyltransferase — encoded protein: MNIIRYTLFDTAFGSCAVVWKTVQADSVAVVGFQLPEASPQQTLTHMLGKWPAVEANRLPTAIKNLVKQVKLHLSGQPQTFADIVLEVAGASPFTQRIYAAARAIPAGRTLTYGQLAEAAGKPGAARAVGSAMSKNPIPLLIPCHRVIGSGNKLCGFSAHGGLDTKAKMLALEGVSLVRRQPITTPNALKRAARQLAKQDPRLAELLSRPLQFNVLTQESPYLTLLTAVVHQQLTPRAAKSILDRIAALYPEHVLPAPARLLDTPDSQLSAAGLSLSKTRALKDIAAKALDGVIPSLDEIALLGDEAIIRRLTAIHGVGRWTVEMLLIFHLGRPDVLPVDDYALRKSMAAALALPQIPTPKQAAELGEAWRPYRTIASLYLWQANNSPYSSANQGNNAL